One Candidatus Synechococcus calcipolaris G9 genomic window carries:
- a CDS encoding SpoIIE family protein phosphatase, whose protein sequence is MYHILVIDDDPTTRLILKNNLTKQGHQVTVSQNGADGIAAAQAIKPALIICDWMMPGVDGLEVCRQVKHDRHLSATFFVLLTAKGELEDRVRGLDAGADEFLSKPIEQDELRARVQAGLRLYQLNRDIQEQKQLLEAEFREAAMYVRSLLPQPLETPIKIDFRFIPSSELGGDCFDFFWIDDRRLVMYLLDVSGHGLGAALPSISVLNLLRNANSSLWGSQQLAGIDYNRPCQVLALLNHGFQMTNQNDKYFTIWYGIYDRQDQTLTYASAGHPPALLIHSGENELPQVTELKTPGIPIGMFTDVDFAEATHTIPPGSCLYLFSDGIYEFQTHSGEQWGIEAFQTLLAQHQNSPSDLGQILAEIQSLTTPAALAVDDLSIVAVDFMDRTK, encoded by the coding sequence ATGTACCATATCCTTGTTATTGATGATGACCCGACAACCCGACTGATCCTCAAAAATAATCTCACGAAACAAGGACATCAGGTTACGGTCAGTCAGAATGGTGCCGATGGCATTGCGGCGGCCCAAGCTATTAAACCAGCCCTGATTATCTGTGATTGGATGATGCCAGGGGTGGATGGTTTAGAAGTCTGTCGTCAGGTTAAGCATGATCGGCATTTATCGGCGACATTTTTTGTGTTATTAACGGCCAAGGGCGAACTTGAAGATCGGGTGCGGGGGCTAGATGCGGGGGCGGATGAGTTTTTATCCAAACCCATTGAACAGGATGAGTTACGGGCTAGGGTACAGGCGGGCCTGAGGCTCTACCAACTCAATCGCGACATTCAAGAGCAAAAGCAGCTCCTAGAAGCGGAATTTCGTGAAGCGGCCATGTATGTGCGATCGCTCCTGCCCCAGCCCCTAGAAACGCCGATTAAAATTGACTTCCGTTTTATCCCCTCCAGCGAGTTAGGGGGTGATTGCTTTGATTTCTTTTGGATTGACGATCGCCGCTTAGTCATGTACTTACTGGATGTTTCCGGCCATGGTTTAGGGGCGGCCCTGCCCTCCATTTCCGTCTTGAATTTATTGCGGAATGCCAATAGTTCCCTTTGGGGCAGTCAACAACTTGCGGGTATTGATTACAATCGCCCCTGTCAAGTCTTGGCACTTCTAAACCATGGCTTTCAAATGACGAATCAAAATGATAAATATTTCACCATTTGGTATGGCATCTACGATCGCCAGGATCAGACCCTCACCTATGCCTCGGCGGGGCACCCTCCGGCCCTTTTAATTCATAGCGGTGAAAACGAACTGCCCCAGGTCACTGAACTAAAGACCCCAGGGATTCCCATTGGCATGTTTACCGATGTGGATTTTGCCGAAGCAACCCATACCATTCCCCCAGGGAGTTGCCTTTATCTGTTTAGTGATGGCATTTATGAATTTCAAACCCATAGCGGCGAACAGTGGGGGATCGAAGCATTTCAGACCCTATTGGCGCAACACCAAAACAGCCCATCAGACCTGGGCCAAATCCTGGCAGAAATTCAAAGCTTGACCACTCCGGCAGCCCTAGCCGTTGATGATTTGTCCATTGTAGCGGTTGATTTTATGGACAGAACAAAATAA